The DNA window CTACAAATGAGCCTACTACTGCACCTGTCATAACTGGTACAAAAAATTTTTTAAATAAATCCCATTTTTTATACAATGGTATTGCCAAAGATACTGTTGCAGGCCCTAATAAAAATAATATCATTCCTGCACCTTTATAATAATCATCAGTTGAAATATCAAAAAACTTCAATAGAAAAATCACTATACTAGTCCCTATTAAAAATGGATTAAACAAAGGAGTTTGAGTCTTTTTAAAAATCCATTTACCTATCTCAAATGCAAAAAAACTTATAATTAAACCAAAAAATAAATTTCCTACTATTGCTGCTTTCATTATTTTAACCCCTTCTTTTCTCTATAATCTATCATCATTTGAACAACTTTTCCAGTAATTCCCATAGTTAAAAATGTAGAAATAACTATAATTATTATAATTTTTACTAAATCCTTTTCTAATAAATCATAAGAATCTATAATTTTAACAGTGGGTGGCATAAAAAATAATGTCATATTAAGTAAAAGAAAATTTGCTGCATTTTCAATTTTTTCTAATTTTAAAATTTTAAATTGTAATAATAAAAATAGTAATAATAAAGCTGTTATTGTTCCTGGTAAAGGAAAATGTAAAACAGTAGAAATAAGAATACCTACATAGTTAATCACAAGAATTAACATAAACTCATTAATCATATCATCCTCCAATATATAGAAAGAGTGGAAACAAGTTCCACTCTAAAATTTTACCTATTAGTCTCTTGGTTTCATTTGTGGGAAAAGAATTACATCTCTTATAGATGGTGCACCTGTAAGTAACATTACAAGTCTATCTATTCCTATTCCCATTCCACCAGTAGGTGGTAAACCATATTCAAGAGCTTCGACAAAACTTTCATCTATTTCTGGTGTTGCTTCTTCATTTCCACGCATTGCTTCTTCAACTTGTGCCTCAAATCTTCCTCTTTGGTCTGCTGGATCATTTAATTCAGTAAAAGCATTTGCGTATTCTCTTTTATTTATAAATAATTCAAATCTATCTGTGAAATTTGGATTATCTTCATTTCTTTTTGCAAGTGGAGATATTTCAACAGGATGTCCATATACAAATGTTGGTTGAACAACTCTTTCTTCACATTTTTGTTCAAAAAATTCATTTATAATATGTCCTACACTGTTCATATGGCTTGCTACTTCAACATGATGTTCTTTAGCTATTTTTTTAGCTTCTTCAAAAGTCATTTCTTGCCAGAAATCAACTCCTGTAACATCTTTTATCATATCAACCATATGTACTCTAGCAAAGTTTTTAAGTGATAATTTAACCCCATCATATTCAATATCAGTTGTTCCATTAACTTCTTGGCATACAGTTGAGATTATTCCTTCACATAAATCCATCATATCATGAAAATCTGCATGAGATTGATATAATTCAACCATAGTAAATTCAGGATTATGTCTTGTAGATATTCCTTCATTTCTAAAATTTCTTCCTAATTCATAAACTCTTTCAAAACCACCAACTATTAATTTCTTTAAATATAATTCAGGTGCTATTCTTAAGAATAGATCAAGATTTAAGGTATTGTGGTGAGTTATAAAAGGTTTTGCAGCAGCTCCTCCTAAGATTGGATGCATTAAAGGAGTTTCAACTTCTAAAAACCCTTTATCATCTAAATACTTTTTAACACCTTTTATAATTTTAGTTCTTTTAATAAAAGTATCCCTAACTTCTGGATTCATTATTAAATCAACATATCTTTTTCTATATCTGATTTCAACATCAGTAAGTCCATGATATTTTTCAGGTAAAGATCTCACATTTTTTGTTAAAAGAGCAATACTTTTTACTCTTAAAGTTAATTCTTCTGTATGAGTTATAAATAATTCTCCTTCAATTCCAATAATATCCCCAACATTTAACATTTTAACAATATGGTCAAATTGTTCTTCACCTAATTCATCTTTCTTTATATAAATTTGGATTTTTCCAGATTGATCTTCTATATGAGCAAAATATACCTTTCCTTTTCCTCTTAAAGACATTATTCTTCCAGCTGTTTTAAATTTTAAATTTTCTTCTGGGTTATGTTTTAAAATATCTCCTATCATTATTTGTTTATCATACTTTTTGCCAAATGGTTTTATACCATAGCTTTCCAATTCTTCAATTTTTTTCCATCTTTCAGCAATTAGAGGTTCTTTCTCTAATCTGTCAAAATATTTTTCCATTTCCTTATATCCTCCTAAAAACTTATTTATTATTTTGTAAGTGCTTCACTTCTTTTTACCCATTCACTATTAGGAAATTCTTGTTTTAATAGTCTTAAATATTTTGTAACTTCAACTTTATTTCCAAGTTTAGCATAAGAACTTGCTATATTATAATAGATTTCTGGCTTTTTGTCTTGTATTTTTTCAGTAGAAAGAGATTTTTTAAAGTTTTCTATTGCTACTCTTGGATTTGAATTTAAATTTTTCATAGCTTTATCATAGTAACTTTCACCATTAGTTTCATTTTTTGAAGTTGTATTTTTTACAGTTTTTGGACTTGTTCCTGATGTACTACCAACTTTTGTCAGTACAGTTTCATCTAAAACTGCTCTTACCTTCTCTCTTGCAACTGTATTTGCAGTTTCAGGTGTTTCTTTTTTTGTTTTTTCTATAAATACTTTATCATTTTTATCTAAACTTCCTTTATTTCCAACATATTCTTGTAAAGCACTCTTTAATTCTGAATCACTTGTCTTATATGTTTCAGATGGAACAAAAATATCCTTATTAGTTAATTTTGCCACTCTAAGTATAGTAGCTTTTTCACTATCTGAATATGAAGAAAAATCATTTTTTACCCCTGCTAATGCTTCACTCATCAATGAAGTATTTTTAATATCATAGGCATATTTCAAGAATAAATAATTTACTTCTTTTGCATATCTTCCTGTTGGGAACATCATCTTATATAAAGTAACCGCATTTTCTAAGTCTTTGCTTTTACTTTCAAAATTTTGCATTATCACATCATAAACTTCTCTTTCAGAAAAATCATATTTGGGTGTAACTGCAATAGCTATTTTTCTATTTAAACTACCATCTACATAAGTTGATAATACATATTGTCCTTGATACACACTTCTAAAGTTAACTTTTCCATTAGATAAACTAATTTTTGTATTTGTATTTTTTGGAGAAGCAGTAAGTTTTATTGCCCTTTCATTATCTAATGGGAATATTAGAGTTTCTCCTAAACCAACTGTATAATCATTTTTTACACTATCTTCCACTTTTTTTACAGAACCTTTTAAGTTCCCCTTTACTATTGAAAGATATTCTTTTATATTTTCATTATTAGCTTCCTTATTTACAATTTTTCCATCATCAACAGGAGTGTTTTCAACTACCTTAGTTTCAACTGGAATTTGAGGTTCTCCACCAATTTCTCTAATTGGTCCTCCATCTTTTCTTCCAACTAGGTCATCAATATTTGTACAACCAATTAAAATTCCTGCAACTATGAATATTGATAATTTTTTTAACATTTTCTCTCCCTTCCTTTTTTAAACATGTTCTATACTTATTCTTATTTTATTGATTTCATTATGATTTTCATCAAATAAAGTATATGAGAATTGAAAACTCTTATTCCTACTATTATAAGAATATTTTTCTCCTAATACAAGAAAATTTTGTTTAAAATTTTCTATTTCATAAAAAAAATTATTTTTTTCCCCATTAAATTTCAAATTTATATTTAATTTATTTTCAGATTTTCTAATTAAAGATAGCTCCTTATTTTCTAATTTTATAGAATATTCATTTTGAGAATTTTTTAAAAAGAAATTGATATTTTCAATATCTTCTTTCAGTTCCCCTTCAATCTCTCCTACCAATTCTTCAAAACTTTCTTCATTATAGCTATCTTTAATTTTTAAAATAAAGTTCCCTTTTATAGCTTTTACCTCCTAGTAAAATTACTTATGATATTTTATGTTATTAGATATTGCAAACCATCTATATACTTGTTCCAAAAGTATAAGCCTCATAAGTTGATGAGGAAAGGTAAAATGTGAAAATTTTAATTTCATATCAACTGAATTTTTTACTTCTTTACTAACACCATTAGAGCCACCAATGATAAAGTTTATACTGCTTATTCCTTTATTCTTTAAATCATCAATATATTTAGACATATTTTCAGAAGTAATTTCTTTCCCATCTAAATCTAAAAGAATATTGTATGAATTAGACTTTGAAATTTCTTTTAATATCTCTGAACTTTCCTTTTCAATAGAAATATTAATACTATCCTCTTTATTATACTCTTTTAATTCAATGATATTAAGGCTAGCAAAACTTGTCATCCTTTTAGAAAATTCAGCAATACCCTCATTAATATATTTATCTTTTATTTTCCCAATACAAATAATATTTATATTCAAAATTTCACCTTTATTTTCTTTTAAAAAGTTTTTCTAAATCTAGTAAAGACATTTTAACTATAATTGGTCTACCATGAGGACAAGTATATTCTCCAACCTCATGGAGTTTTGCAACCATTGAATACATTTCTTCAATAGTCAATTTGTGATTAGCTTTTATTGCTCCTTTACAAGACATTGAAACTATTATATTTTCCCTTATATCTACATCTTTATTTTTTGAGATATTATCAAGTATTTCTCTAAAAATATTTTCATAGCTATCTCTTAAATTCATAGTTGGTATACTTCTCAACAGAATTTCATTCTTATCAAAATCATCTATATCAAAACCAAAACTTGAAAATATTTCAATATTCTCTAAGGCTAACTGCTTTTCTCTTGGGTCTAGCTCAAATCTTATTGGTACCAATAAATTCTGCTTAGACATAGAATGATTGTAGTATTCTTGTTTTAGTTTTTCATATAATATTCTTTCGTGTATTATATGTTGGTCATAGATTTCAAGTAGTCCATTTCTTTCAACTAAAATAAAAGTATCAAATACCTGTCCTATAACCTTAAAATCAATATTTTTTAAAGTTGAAAAATCATCAAATATTTTTCCTCTACTTGTATCTTCTTGATTAAAAATATACTTATCTTTTACTTCATCAAAAGTTTCTCTTTTAACTGAAATATCAAAGTTTTCAATATTTTTACTATCTTCTTTAATCTCATTTGGATTAATAACACTTTCAGTAGTAGTTTCATCACTACCAAAAGTTTTTACTTTGTTATTTATATCAGTAAAATTTTCTTTTTCAACTTTAATATTATTATAGTCTTTTTTTGAATAATCTTCTTTTGCAACTACTGATAATTGTGAAAAATCTTGTATATCATCTTTGAAATCATTTATATCTAAAAAATTATTTTTAGTATTTTCAACTTTTGTATTAGTTTCTTCAACTTCATTTTCTGTTTCTATATATGGAGAAATAAAGTCCTCATCATCTGAAAAAAAGTTTTCAATTTCTCCTTTTACTAAATCAAAGATAGCATTCTGGTTAGCAAATTTTACAACCTTTTTTGAAGGATGAACATTAACATCAATTTCAGATGGTTCAACATCTAAAAATATTAAAGCTGTTGGATACTTACCTTTCATAAGTTTTGTATGATAAGCAGCTATTACTGCTTCTTCAACTATTTTTGATTTAACAGAACGTCCATTGATAAAAACAAATATAGAATCCCTATTAGCTTTAAATAAATTGGCATTTCCCAAATAGCCAAGTGAGAATTTAGAAAAATTCTTTAAATAGTTTTTCCCAAATATCTCAAGTATAGCATTTTCTATTCCATTCCCACTTGTTTTTATACTTTCTTTTCCTTCAATATTTAAAATAAATTTAACATTAGGATTAGCCAGTGCCTCTCTTAAAAATATATCCTTTATATTCAAATATTCAGTATTTTCTTTTCTTAAAAACTTTTTTCTTGCAGGTGTATTATAGAATAAATCTTTTATTTCTATTTGTGTTCCAATATTTCTTTGAATATCTTTTAAATTAGTAACTTTTCCACCTAAAACATTCATTTGAGTCCCATTTTGCATATCCTCTGTTCTTGAAGATAAAATCATTTTTGAAACAGAGGCTATTGAGGATAATGCTTCTCCCCTAAAACCATAGGTTCTAATATTAAATAAATCTTCTTTTGTAAAAATTTTACTTGTTGCATGTCTTTCAATAGAAAGAAGTAAATCTTCTTTTGACATTCCACAACCACTATCACTTATGGAAATATCAAGTCCTCCATTCCAAACTTCTAATTTAATTTCTTTACTTCCTGCATCTAATGAATTTTCTATTAATTCCTTAATCATACTAGTAGGATTCTCTACAACTTCTCCAGCTGCTATTGCATTAGAAACACTTTCATCCAAAATTCTAATACGACTCATCTTTACCTCCAGTATATAAAATATATTATTTTACAGTATAACATTGTAAATAAAGATTTACAACTATATTTAACTTTTTTTCTTACATAAAATTCTCTTAATTAATAAATAATTTTAAAAAAAATATATAGTAGGATAACTGGTAAATAGTAAACTATTCCAGAAATTATAAATATTTTAAAAAATTCTTTCAAAGAAAAATTTACTTTTATTTTGTAAGTAAAAATAATTAAAGAAATTTGTATTGCACTAACTAAAATTAAAAAACTTATTTTATTTATAGAAAAGAAAAAAAGTGGCTCTTTACATAGATAAAATGAAAATAATATAAAATTGATTAAGATATACTTATCTGATAATTCTTTACTTTGACTTTCTTTTACCCAAATAAAATAATCTAGAATCAGTAACAATAAAATAAATAAAACTTCTATATTTTTTATTGAAAATATTATATTTATTAGTACAAGAACATTTCTTAGTATAAATAATATTATAGCTATTTCAAAAATTTCTCTCATATTATATTTCATTATAACATCACTCTTTAATCAATAATATTCTTTACTTGTTTTTTTCATTAAAAAGAAAAATGTATTTTCTAAATGTATATCTCCAACTATATTTTCTATTTCTTCTTTTGAAAAATAAATATTACATTTTTTTACTTTTTTATCAAAAACAAAATATTCTTCCTTATTTATTTCAGTACTTAGTATAATATTTTTTCCATAAAAATATCTTTCATTTTCTCCAACTTCAACTACATTATAAAGTATTCTATCACTAAGAAAACCTATTCTTCCTTTTCCAAAACTTTGTAGAGAATGATTATTCAAAACATTATATTCATATTTTTCAAAAAAAATAATAAATACTGAGGTAAATAAATATATTATAATGATTACTTGCCATTTTAAATATTCCATCATATTTTATTATTCCTCCTCCAATTGTTTTAGAATATTTTAAGTTCTCTAAGCTCATTTTTAAATATCATTCTATCTTTAATTCTATTATATTCTAATATTTAAATCAAATATTTTTTCTTTAAAACAAAAAGGATTAACTCCCTTTTCTGAGAAGTTAATCCTTAATATTTTTTTATTTTTTGAAAGATATACTAATCTTCAATAACTCCATAATCTCCATCTTTTCTCTTATAAACTACTGCCATCTTTCCTGTTTCAGAGTTTGTAAAAGCAAAGAAAACTCTATTTAGATATTCAAGTTGTAAAATAGCTTCTGAAATTTCCATAGGTTTTAAAGGTAAGTAAACCCTAACTAATTTTTTTTCATCAGAAAGTTTTTCTTCTGGTTCAATTATATAATCAAAACTATAAGATTTCTTTCTAGTATCATCTTGAACTTTTGCTCTACTTCTTTTTTCTTTATGTTTCTTTAATAAACCTTCCATAATATCAACAGCTTTATCTATTGAAGCATATAAATCTGTTTCAGTTGCAGTGGCTTTTAACGTACTTCCACTTAGATAAGCTAAAA is part of the Fusobacterium nucleatum genome and encodes:
- a CDS encoding CidA/LrgA family protein produces the protein MINEFMLILVINYVGILISTVLHFPLPGTITALLLLFLLLQFKILKLEKIENAANFLLLNMTLFFMPPTVKIIDSYDLLEKDLVKIIIIIVISTFLTMGITGKVVQMMIDYREKKGLK
- a CDS encoding 23S rRNA (pseudouridine(1915)-N(3))-methyltransferase RlmH, which codes for MNINIICIGKIKDKYINEGIAEFSKRMTSFASLNIIELKEYNKEDSINISIEKESSEILKEISKSNSYNILLDLDGKEITSENMSKYIDDLKNKGISSINFIIGGSNGVSKEVKNSVDMKLKFSHFTFPHQLMRLILLEQVYRWFAISNNIKYHK
- the mutL gene encoding DNA mismatch repair endonuclease MutL translates to MSRIRILDESVSNAIAAGEVVENPTSMIKELIENSLDAGSKEIKLEVWNGGLDISISDSGCGMSKEDLLLSIERHATSKIFTKEDLFNIRTYGFRGEALSSIASVSKMILSSRTEDMQNGTQMNVLGGKVTNLKDIQRNIGTQIEIKDLFYNTPARKKFLRKENTEYLNIKDIFLREALANPNVKFILNIEGKESIKTSGNGIENAILEIFGKNYLKNFSKFSLGYLGNANLFKANRDSIFVFINGRSVKSKIVEEAVIAAYHTKLMKGKYPTALIFLDVEPSEIDVNVHPSKKVVKFANQNAIFDLVKGEIENFFSDDEDFISPYIETENEVEETNTKVENTKNNFLDINDFKDDIQDFSQLSVVAKEDYSKKDYNNIKVEKENFTDINNKVKTFGSDETTTESVINPNEIKEDSKNIENFDISVKRETFDEVKDKYIFNQEDTSRGKIFDDFSTLKNIDFKVIGQVFDTFILVERNGLLEIYDQHIIHERILYEKLKQEYYNHSMSKQNLLVPIRFELDPREKQLALENIEIFSSFGFDIDDFDKNEILLRSIPTMNLRDSYENIFREILDNISKNKDVDIRENIIVSMSCKGAIKANHKLTIEEMYSMVAKLHEVGEYTCPHGRPIIVKMSLLDLEKLFKRK
- the lysS gene encoding lysine--tRNA ligase, producing the protein MEKYFDRLEKEPLIAERWKKIEELESYGIKPFGKKYDKQIMIGDILKHNPEENLKFKTAGRIMSLRGKGKVYFAHIEDQSGKIQIYIKKDELGEEQFDHIVKMLNVGDIIGIEGELFITHTEELTLRVKSIALLTKNVRSLPEKYHGLTDVEIRYRKRYVDLIMNPEVRDTFIKRTKIIKGVKKYLDDKGFLEVETPLMHPILGGAAAKPFITHHNTLNLDLFLRIAPELYLKKLIVGGFERVYELGRNFRNEGISTRHNPEFTMVELYQSHADFHDMMDLCEGIISTVCQEVNGTTDIEYDGVKLSLKNFARVHMVDMIKDVTGVDFWQEMTFEEAKKIAKEHHVEVASHMNSVGHIINEFFEQKCEERVVQPTFVYGHPVEISPLAKRNEDNPNFTDRFELFINKREYANAFTELNDPADQRGRFEAQVEEAMRGNEEATPEIDESFVEALEYGLPPTGGMGIGIDRLVMLLTGAPSIRDVILFPQMKPRD
- the raiA gene encoding ribosome-associated translation inhibitor RaiA yields the protein MKLSIHGRKITLTDAIRKYAEEKISKVEKFNDSIIKIDATLAASKLKTGNAHVTEILAYLSGSTLKATATETDLYASIDKAVDIMEGLLKKHKEKRSRAKVQDDTRKKSYSFDYIIEPEEKLSDEKKLVRVYLPLKPMEISEAILQLEYLNRVFFAFTNSETGKMAVVYKRKDGDYGVIED